TCTTTACGAATGTGTTGCACCAGCGCCGCAAGTTGCAATTCCCCCGGACGCTGATGGAACGTGGCATCCATCGCGATCATCTCTGGCGCGACAGCCATCAGCTCGCGTACTTCCTTCAGGGTCGCGGTGATATAGACATCGCTTGCCGGATAATCCCGCTTGATGATGCCGATAACCGGCAGCGGAACGGTGGCGCGAATGGCTTTTACATCAGCAACACTGTTCGCGCGGATCCCCGCGGCGCCGCCCTGCTGGGCAGCAAGCGCCATGCGGCTCATAATAAAATCGCTGTGCAGCGGTTCGTCATCCAGCGCCTGACAGGACACGATCAACTGTCCCCTGACGGTCGTTAACATTGACTGATTCATACTCCCAACATCTCCTCAATTTCATTTTTAATAATCGTCACGTGCGGTCCGTAAATGACCTGAATGCCGTTTCCGCGTATCAGCACGGCTCGCGCCCCGCTCGATTTCAGCTTGTTTTCATCGATTCCGGCGGCCTGATGGACGCTGATGCGCAACCGCGTTGCACAGCAATCCAGCTCCGCGATATTTGCCGCCCCGCCGAGTGCGTCGATAATGAGTCCGGCGCGATCGGTCACCACGCTATCCTGCTGAACGTCAGCCTCATCACGTCCCGGCGTTTTGAAGTTGAAGCGCCTGATGAGATAACGGAAAGAGAAGTAATAAAGGGCAAACCACGGCACACCGACCAGCGGGACGTACATCCAGTGCGTTTTGCTTTCGCCCTGTAAAACCCCGAACAGGATGAAATCGATAAAGCCGCCGGAGAAAGTCTGTCCGATGGTGATCTGCAAAATGTGGGCAATCATGAACGCCAGACCGTCGAACACCGCATGCAGGACATACAGCATCGGCGCGACAAACAGGAACGAAAACTCGATGGGTTCGGTGATCCCGGTCAGGAAGGAAGTCAGTGCCGCCGACAGCAGCAGCCCGGCGACGCGCTTTTTATTCTCAGGCCGCGCCGTGTGATACATCGCCAGACACGCGCCCACCAGACCAAACATCATGGTAATGAAGCGCCCGGACATAAACCGTGAAGTGCCGATATAAAACTGCTGCGTATTGGGGTCTGCCAGCTGGGCAAAGAAGATCCGCTGCGTGCCTTCCACCAGATGTCCGTTGACCACTTCGGTGCCACCGAGTGCGGTGGTCCAGAAAGGCAGATAAAAAATATGATGCAGGCCGAACGGGCCAAGCATACGCAGCACAAAACCGTAAATGAAGGTGCCGAGGTATCCCGTCGCATCCACCAGCCCGCCCATGCCAAAAATCACTTTCTGGAAGTGTGGCCAGATGAAGAACATTACCGCTCCGACGACAATAGCCGCGACGGAGCTGATGATCGGCACAAAGCGGGAACCGCCAAAAAAGCCGAGAAACTGCGGTAATTCGATTTTGTTATAGCGCTGATGCAGCCACCACGTCACGAGCCCAATCACCACGCCGCCGAACACGCCGGTTTCCAGCGTCTGGATGCCCAGCGCCATTCCCTGTCCTGCGGCACTGAGATTAGTCGTGGCAAGCTGCCCTTTGAGGATCAGGATGGCGTTGATGGTGGCGTTCATCACCAGATAGCCGAGCAACGCGGACAAGCCCGCAGTTCCTTTATCACTGCGCGCCAGTCCGACGGCGACGCCAACGGCAAACAGCACGGCCAGATTGGCAAAGACGATCGAACCTGCACTGGCCATGACGGTGAATATCGCCTGCAAGACCGGGATATTTAAAAACGGATACGCCGCCAGCGTATTAGGGTTAGAAAGCGCCCCGCCAATTCCCAGCAGCAATCCGGCTGCAGGCAAAATAGCGATGGGCAACATGAATGACTTGCCAAACTTCTGGGCTCTTTCGAACCATGCCCCGCCCCCTGAACCATTAAATATCGACATGAGATGACTCCGCGTTGTGTTGTTGTGATAATTATTTTCACCACACTATATAATTAAAATAATAATTACCATCAAATGCACGGCGTTATCCATACGGAATTCTTCTGGCGTTAACTGCGTCACATCAGCCAAACTAGTCAGGTCAATTATTCTGAGGAGAGCCGAGTGAGTCAGACCAAGGAAACAGGCACGCTGTTACTGCGAATGCGTCAGGGGCTGGAGAATTACAGTCCGACTCTGCATAAACTGGGCAGCTATGTACTGGAGCAGCCCCAGCGCGTGCTTTACCTGACCATCACTGAGCTGGCGCGTGAGAGTGATACCAGTGAAGCCAGCGTCACGCGGCTTTGTCGCCAGCTGGGTTGCAAAGGGTTTACCGAATTTAAGATGGGCCTGGCGCTGGAGACGAGGCAAAATCCGTCGTCACCGGCGGCAGAAGGAAATGACGACGTTCAGACGCTGATTGAAGACAGCATCACCGCGCTGCGTGATACCGGAAAACTGCTCGACCGTCAGGTGCTGGCGGACGCGGCATCGCACATCCATAACGCGCGCTCCGTTCAGGTGTATGGTGTCGCGGCCAGCGCGATCGTCGCGGACTATCTGGGCTATAAATTGCTGCGTCTGGGCAAAACGTCGCAGTGTTTCGCCGATATGCACCGCGCGGCGATGAATGCCGTGAGTCTGGACGACCGGGATATTGTGGTGGTGATTTCCAGCTCAGGTTCAACGAAAGATGTATTGCACGCCGCCGCGCTGGCAAAGCGTCAGGGCACAACGGTTATCGGCATCAGCAATACGCTGCGCAGTCCGCTTTCCTCGCTGGCCGATATTTTACTGGTAGCCGCCAAACCCGAGGGCCCGCTGACGGCGGGATTACTGACATCAAAAGTTGGCGGGATGTTACTGGTGGAATTACTGATCAATCAGCTGTTAACGCACTCCCCGGATTATCTGCAGGCCAGCGAGCACAGTGCGAGCGCCACGCTTTCTTTATTGCTGTAAGCCGGTGACATCCGCATCTTTCCCTGAATTGCGGACATAAAAAAACCCGCCGGAGCGGGTTTTTTAAGAAAGCGTTACGGGCAGTAATTACTGACCTTTAACTTCTTTCAGACCGTTGAACGGAGCAGGAGTACCCGCAGCCGCCAGCGCTTCTTCGATACGGATCAGCTGGTTGTATTTAGCAACACGATCAGAACGGCTCATAGAACCGGTTTTGATCTGGCCAGCAGCAGTACCAACAGCCAGGTCAGCGATGGTCGCATCTTCAGTTTCGCCTGAACGGTGAGAGATAACGGCAGTGTAGCCAGCGTCTTTCGCCATTTTGATCGCAGCCAGAGTTTCGGTCAGAGAACCGATCTGGTTGAATTTGATCAGGATGGAGTTAACGATGCCTTTGTCGATACCTTCTTTCAGGATCTTGGTGTTGGTAACGAACAGATCGTCACCTACCAGCTGGATTTTGTCGCCCAGAACTTTAGTCTGGTAAGCAAAGCCAGTCCAGTCAGACTCGTCCAGACCGTCTTCGATAGAAACGATTGGGTACTGTTTAGTCAGGTCTTCCAGGAAGTGAGTGAACTCTTCAGAAGTGAACGCTTTGTTGCCTTCGCCAGCCAGAACGTATTTGCCATCTTTGTAGAACTCAGATGCCGCACAGTCCATCGCCAGAGTGATGTCTTTACCCAGTTCATAGCCAGCAGCTTTAACCGCTTCAGCGATAACAGCCAGAGCTTCTGCGTTAGAACCCAGGTTTGGCGCGTAGCCACCTTCGTCACCAACAGCAGTACCCATGCCTTTAGATTTCAGAACTTTAGCCAGGGTGTGGAACACTTCAGAACCCATACGGATGGCTTCTTTCAGCGTTTTAGCGCCAACAGGCTGGATCATGAACTCTTGAATATCAACGTTGTTATCAGCGTGTTCGCCGCCGTTGATGATGTTCATCATAGGCAGTGGCATAGAGTATTTGCCTGGGGTGCCGTTCAGTTCTGCGATGTGAGCGTACAGTGGCAGACCTTTAGAAGCAGCAGCCGCTTTAGCAGCAGCCAGGGAAACAGCCAGAATCGCGTTAGCACCGAAGTTAGATTTGTTTTCAGTACCGTCCAGGTCGATCATGATTTTATCGATGTTAGCCTGGTCTTTCGCGTCTTTACCGGTTACAGCCTGAGCAATAGGACCGTTAACCGCAGCAACGGCTTTCAGTACGCCTTTGCCCAGGAAACGGGATTTGTCACCGTCACGCAGTTCCAGCGCTTCGCGGGAACCGGTAGAAGCACCAGATGGCGCAGCAGCCAGACCAACAAAACCACCTTCCAGATGAACTTCAGCTTCTACGGTCGGGTTACCACGGGAGTCGATGATTTCACGGCCGATAACTTTAACGATTTTAGACATTAAGATTTCCTCAGTACAAGTTAACTAAAGCTTCAGACAAGAGATGCGCCAATGGCGCATCTCTTCCCCGGTATTTTATTTTACCTGACGCTTCTGATACTCACCGGCAGCCTTCACAAAGCCTGCAAACAACGGATGACCATCACGCGGCGTTGACGTAAATTCTGGATGGAACTGGCAAGCCACAAACCACGGATGGTTAGGCAGCTCGATGATTTCCACCAGTTGCTTATCGCCAGAGCGACCGGCTACGCGTAAACCTGCGGCTTCGATTTGTTTGAGCAGCATATTGTTCACTTCGTAACGGTGACGATGGCGTTCAACTATTGTCGGCTCGCCGTACATCTCACGAACCAGGCTACCGTCGTTCAGGTGGCATTGCTGCCCGCCTACACGCATGGTACCGCCTAAATCACTGTCTTCGGAACGTACTTCGACGTTACCTTCTTCATCACGCCATTCGGTGATAAGTGCGACCACCGGGAACTTACAGTCTGGCACAAATTCGGTGGAGTTGGCGTTCTCCATACCCGCAACGTTACGGGCGAACTCAATCAGTGCAACCTGCATACCCAGACAAATGCCCAGATAAGGGATGTTGTTTTCACGTGCATAGCGCGCCGTCGCTACTTTCCCTTCTACACCACGGTAGCCGAAGCCGCCCGGGATAAGAATTGCGTCCAGGCCTTTCAGCACTTCGACACCACGGGTTTCGACATCCTGAGAGTCGATAAGTTTAATGTTCACGGTCAGACGATTTTTCAGGCCGCCGTGTTTGAGCGCTTCAATCACAGATTTATAGGCATCTGGCAGCTCAATGTATTTACCGACCATACCGATGGTGACTTCGCCGCCCGGATTGGCTTCTTCGTAAACAACCTGTTCCCATTCGGACAAGTTAGCTTCCGGCGCGTTGATGCTGAAACGTTTACAAATATAGTCGTCGAGACCCTGAGATTTCAATAGGGCCGGGATTTTATAAATGGAATCAACATCTTTAAGAGAAATAACTGCTTTTTCCGGCACGTTACAGAACAGTGCAATTTTCGCACGTTCGTTGGCTGGTACTGCGCGGTCTGAACGGCAGATCAGCACGTCTGGCTGGATACCGATAGACAGCAGTTCTTTTACAGAGTGCTGGGTCGGTTTGGTTTTCACTTCACCGGCAGCAGCCATGTAAGGCACCAGCGTCAGGTGCATGTACAACGTGTGCTCGCGGCCCACTTCCACTGCCATCTGACGAATTGCTTCCAGGAACGGCAGGGATTCGATATCACCGACAGTACCGCCAATTTCAACCAGCACGACATCGTGGCCTTCGCCGCCTTCAATGATGCGTTCTTTGATGTTGTTGGTGATGTGCGGGATAACCTGAATGGTTGCACCGAGATAATCGCCACGGCGCTCTTTGCGCAGCACGTCGGAATAAATACGGCCCGTGGTGAAGTTGTTGTGGCGGGTCATCTTGGTGCGGATGAAACGCTCGTAGTGACCCAGATCGAGATCGGTTTCAGCGCCATCTTCGGTAACGAAGACTTCGCCGTGTTGAGTTGGGCTCATCGTACCCGGATCCACGTTGATATACGGGTCCAGTTTCATGATGGTCACGTTGAGGCCACGGGCTTCGAGAATAGCCGCCAGTGAGGCTGCGGCAATGCCTTTACCCAGAGAGGATACGACCCCGCCGGTCACAAAAATATAATTAGTTGTCATGCTGAACCTGAGAGGTTAGGTTTAAAGATGATGGAGTAACCAAGACGGGAAAACAGTATACCGGAACCTTGTGTGCGCCACAAATAAACGTTTTGCTGTCCATCATCGTTTTCCTTAGCGTCAGTTCAGAAGGGTTAACCCTGCCAACCCTTTTCTCTCATTCTTTCAAAAACAATCAGTTAACTTCAGAAAAGTGCTGAGTTGCTCGCATGAACCACTAAAACATCTTAGATATCAATTTGTTGAACTTTACTGCTCTCAGATCAGCCGGTTAAGCACTGAATGACAATGAGCTTAACCGTTTCAGCAGATTCAGATCTTGTTTCCGATCAAAGTCGGAGAGCTAACTCAGGCTTCCGATTTTTTCACCTGCTGCCAGGCGTCTTCCATCTGCTCAAGTGTAGCTTCTTCCATGTTTAAGCCTTTCCCGCGGATAATCTCTTCAACGTGCCGGAAACGACGCTCAAACTTGCGGTTAGCGGCCTGTAGCGCATCTTCGGCTTTATGGCCCAAATGACGGGAAAGATTCACTGTCGCGAACAGCAGATCACCGATTTCCTCACCGAGCTTTTCTTCGTCGATGACGGCCTGACGCGCTTCAAACATCACTTCGTCGATTTCTTCATACACTTTGTCGAGCACCGGCCCGAGCGTGGTCCAGTCGAACCCGACATTCGAACAGCGTTTCTGAATTTTGTGCGCTTTCATCAGCGCAGGCAGTGCGGAAGGAATGTCATCCAGCGCCGAATGCAGGGATTTCTCCGCCCGCTCCTGCGCCTTACGCGCTTCCCATTTCACCAGCACATCTTTGCTGCTGGCGTCTTTTGACCACGCCGCTTCAGTGCCAAAAATTTGCGGATGGCGGCGCTCTAATTTGTCTGAAATGGCATTGCAGATGTCATCAAACTCAAACAGACCCTGCTCGCTGCCCATTTGCGCGTAGAACACCACCTGAAACAGCAGATCACCCAGTTCGTCGCGCACATCGTCGTAATCTTTGCGGGCGATGGCGTCCATCACTTCGTAGGTTTCTTCCAGCGTGTACGGGGCAATGGTGTCAAAAGTTTGCTCTTTATCCCACGGGCAACCGGCTTGAGGATCACGCAGGGTTTTCATAATGGTGAGCAGGCGTTGCAAAGAAGAATCGGTCATGGGATCTGTCCGTTTTAAAATAGAGGAGTCAAAAACATAAAAGAAAAGGCCCGACTGGCGGGCCTTATAAGCGTTTGATCAGCTGCCGTGAAGTCGCTTGGCTTCAATCACATCCGGCAACTGGTTCAGTTTGGCGATCACGCGTCCCAGAACCTGCGGGTTGTAGATTTCGATATCCATATCGATAGTCGCCAGTTGCTGACGTGTGTCGCTGCGGCTGGCAACGCCAAGCACGTTCACTTTCTCGTTAGCCAGAATGGTGGTGATATCACGCAGCAGGCCGCTGCGGTCGTTGGCCACCACGCGCACTACCAGCGAATAACCGCTGGAGTAGCTTTCGCCCCACACGGCATCGACCACGCGTTCCGGCGCATTCGAGCGTAAATCTTCCAGCTGATCACAGTCGGCACGGTGGATTGAAATCCCGCGACCCTGAGTGATGTAACCGACGATTTCGTCACCCGGAATCGGCTGGCAGCAACGCGCAATGTGGTGCATCAGATTACCGACGCCTTCGACGACGACGCGACCATTGTCTTTGGTACGCGTTGGCGGTGGCGTGGTTTTCTGCGTCAGCTGGCGCAGCGCTTCTTTATCCAGTTCTTCCGCACTCGGCTTTTTCAACTGAGATTGCAGGAAGTTGACCATCTGATTGATGCGGATATCGCCGTTACCGATGGCCGCCAGCACTTCATCCAGCGAGTTGACGTTGTAGCGTGGCAGCAGCAGTTTCTCGGCATCTTTGATGCTAATATCCAGTCTGTCCAGCTCGTCATCGAGGATTTGTTTACCGGCAATAATGTTCTTATCGCGATCCTGTTTACGGAACCAGTTTTGGATTTTCGAACGCCCGCGGCTGGTCGTGACGTAACCGAGACTCGGGTTCAGCCAGTCACGGCTTGGGTTCGCGTGCTTCTGGGTGATGATTTCAATCTGATCGCCCATCTGCAACTGGTAGGTAAACGGCACGATACGCCCGCCAATTTTCGCCCCGATACACCGGTGACCGACATCGCTGTGAATGTGATACGCGAAGTCGAGCGGCGTGGAGCCCATCGGCAGATCGATAACGTCGCCTTTTGGCGTAAACACGTACACGCGATCGTCAAAGACCTGGCTGCGCACTTCGTCGAGCATTTCGCCCGAATCGGCCATTTCTTCCTGCCACGCGATAAGTTTGCGCAGCCACGCAATGCGGCCTTCGTAACCACCGCTGCGGCCACCGGCCACGGCAGTACCTTCTTTGTATTTCCAGTGCGCGGCGACGCCCAGTTCGGCATCTTCATGCATCTGGCGGGTACGGATCTGCACTTCCAGCGTTTTACCGCGAGGCCCTAACACCACGGTGTGAATCGACTGATAACCGTTCGGTTTCGGGTTGGCGACGTAATCGTCAAACTCATCCGGCAGATGGCGGAAATGGGTGTGCACAATCCCTAAGGCAGCGTAGCAATCCTGCAAACGTTCCACCACGATACGCACAGCGCGCACGTCGAAGAGTTCGTCGAAGGACAGGGATTTTTTCTGCATCTTGCGCCAGATGCTGTAGATATGTTTCGGGCGGCCATAAACATCAACTTTGATGCCCTCTTCCGCCATCGCATTTTTAACCGTCGAGACAAAATCGTCGATGTACTGCTCACGGTCGATACGACGTTCGTGCAGCAGTTTGGCGATGCGTTTGTATTCGTCAGGATGCAGATAACGGAAGCAGAAATCTTCCAGTTCCCATTTCAGCTGACCGATACCCAGACGGTTGGCCAGCGGCGCGTAGATATTGGTACATTCTTTCGCCGCCAGAACGCGTTCTTCTTCCGGCGCATCTTTCACTTCGCGCAGGTGCGCGATTCGTTCGGCAAGTTTCAGCACCACGCAGCGGAAATCTTCCACCATCGCCAGCAGCATACGGCGGACGTTGTCCACCTGCTCGGAGGCCATGGAGTCATTTTGCGTGGCTTTCAGCTGGCGGATGGCGTCCATATCGCGCACGCCGTGCACCAGATCGGTGATGCCTTTGCCGAACTGTTGGGTCAGGGTATCTTCATCAATGATGCCGTCATCAACCAGCGGGAACAGCAGCGCCGCGCGCATACTGTCGTTATCCATACTGAGGGTCGAGAGGATTTCAACCATCTCGAGGCCGCGCCACAGCAGCAGCGAGGCGTCAGGATGGCCCTGCGTTTGTTGCTCGCAGTAGCGCCAGGTTTCGGCTAAACGCTCACATGATTGCTGGCTGGACAGTCCTAAACTGTTGATCCAGTCGTCGAGTGCGAACTCGCCAGCTGTGTTCAGATGTGCACTTCTTACCGCAACCATACCCTCTCCCTACGTTTCTGACACAACGCCTGTGTCAGACGGGTTGATAAACAGAGCCATCGATTCAAGGTGCCCGGTGTGCGGAAACATATCCAGCATACGTACCTGAGCCAATCGATAGCCCGCCTCCAACAAAATTTTACTGTCCCGCGCCAATGTTGTGGGGTTGCATGACACATACACCACACGCGCCGGGGCCAGCTTAACGATATGCGCCATCACGCCAGCAGCGCCGCCCCGGGCCGGATCCAGCAAGATTTTATTGAAGCCTTGCGCCGCCCAGGGTTGTTTACTGACATCATCTTCCAGATTCTCGTGGAAGAAAGAGGCATTTTCTAAGCCATTATTTCGGGCATTATCTTGCCCATTCGCCACCAGTGTAGCAACACCTTCGACGCCGACAACCTGCTTAGCTCTTTTTGCCAGCGGAAGAGTGAAATTCCCCATCCCGCAGAACAAATCCAGCACGCGATCTTCGGGCGTCAGTTCCAGCCATTGCAAGGCCTGTGCCACCATTTGCTGGTTAACCGCGTCATTCACCTGAATAAAATCGCGCGGACCAAATTTCAGATTCAGGCCGTCAATCTGATAATAAGGTGTTTCACCGCATAAACGTTCCACCGTATCGCTGTCAGGCGCCAGGAAAATCGTCAGCTGATGTTGTGCGGCAAAGGCGGTCAGGCGCGTACGATCGGCTTCACTGAGCGGATCAAGGTGGCGCAGCACCAGCAGCGGGCCGTTATCGGCCAGCACCAGTTCCAGATGCCCGAGACGTTTTGCCGCCGACAACGACGACAGACATTCCTGCACCGGCACCAGCAGTTGCTCCAGTTCAGGCCGCAGGACAGGACATTTGGTGATGGCCACCAGATCGTTCGAACCTTCCTGACGGAAACCCATCACCAGCGGACCGTTCGCCGTTCCCGCTTTACGCCCCGGTTTAACGCCGGCGATTTGTAATCCCAGACGCGCGCGACGGCGATAACCGTATTGCGGGCCGGCAATCACCGGCTGAGGATCCGCATGAACGCCGGTTTCCCGCGAAATCAGGCGCAGCAGTGATGCCGATTTACTGCTCTGTTGCAGCGCCTCACTGGCATGTTGTTGCTGACAACCGCCGCAGACCGAATAGTGCGGGCAAACCGGTTTCACACGATCGGCGCTGGTGGTCAGCAAACGTTTCAGCCGCCCTTTGGCGTACTTACTTTTATCTTCTGTTAAAGTGACTTCTGCCTGTTCACCGGGCAGTAAACCACTGACAAACACGGCTTTGCCGTTGTGGCGCGCCACACCCTGCCCGAAAGCATCAAGGTCGGTCGCGGTCACAGTTATCGTTTGCCGGGTCGTCACGCGGCGGTTCGGAGAGTAGAATTGAGCCATTATTGTCGATTACACGCTGGTTTATTAAGCTTAGCTGGAGCTAATTCTCCCACATTGGAACCCCATGACCAAATATAGCCTTCGCGCAAGGATGATGATCCTGATTCTGGCACCGACATTAATGATCGGTTTGCTGCTCAGCACCTTCTTTGTGGTCCATCGCTACAACGAATTGCAGAATCAGCTGACGCAAGCCGGAGCCAGTATTATCGAGCCTCTGGCGGTCGCGAGCGAATATGGCATGACGTTCCGTGAACGCCAACCGGTTCAGCGCCTGATCAGCCGCCTGCACCGCAATCATTCGGATATTGTGCGCAGCATCAGCGTGTATGATGGCGACAATAAACTGTTTGCCAGTTCCACAACGCAGCACGACGGCAGTCCGTTGCAGGTCAAACGCGTTGAGGATATTCCCCGTGAACTCACCAAGGAACGCTCCGGTGATGTGCTGATTTTACGCACGCCCATTCAGGCCGAAAACCACACGGAAGCCGACGATGATTCTTTCAGCGCGTCACCGAATCATCAGTTAGGTTACATCGCCATTGAGCTGGATTTACGCTCGGTCAAACTGGCGCAATATCAGGAAGCGTTTGTTTCCACCATGTTGCTGTTGTTGTGTCTGGGGATCGCCACCCTGTTCGCCTATCGCCTGATGCGCGATGTCACCGGCCCTATCCGCAATATGGTGAATACCGTTGACCGTATCCGCCGCGGGCAGCTCGACAGCCGCGTGGAAGGCAACATGCCGGGCGAACTGAGCATGTTGAAAAACGGCATTAACTCGATGGCAATGTCGCTGACGGCGTATCACGAAGAAGTGCAGCAGAACATCGATCAGGCGACGTCAGATCTGCGCGAAACTCTCGAGCAGATGGAAATCCAGAACGTCGAGCTGGATCTGGCGAAAAAGCGTGCGCAGGAAGCGGCGCGTATCAAATCCGAATTCCTGGCCAATATGTCCCACGAGCTGCGTACGCCGCTCAACGGCGTAATTGGCTTTACCCGTCAGACGCTGAAAACCCCGCTGTCGCCAACGCAGGCGGATTATCTGCAAACCATTGAACGTTCCGCTAATCATCTGCTGACCATCATTAATGACGTGCTGGACTTCTCAAAACTGGAAGCCGGCAAACTGGTGCTGGAGCATATTCCGTTCTCGCTGCGTGAAATGCTCGATGAAGTGGTGATTTTGCTGGCGCATACCGCCCACGATAAAGGGCTGGAACTGACGCTCAACGTCCACAACAATGTGCCGGAAAACGTGCTGGGCGATCCGATGCGGATGCAGCAAGTGGTAACTAACTTGCTTGGAAATGCGATTAAATTCACCGAAACCGGCAATATTGATATCAACGTGGAACTGCGTTCTCAGAACAATTTGCAGGTTGAACTGGAAGTGCAAATTCACGACACCGGCATCGGGATTTCCGAGCGTCAGCAGTCGCAGTTGTTCCAGGCTTTCCGTCAGGCAGACGCCAGCATTTCACGCCGTCACGGCGGCACCGGATTAGGGCTGGTCATCACCCAGCGTCTGGTTAAAGAAATGGGCGGCGATATCAGTTTCTACAGCCAGATCAACCGCGGCTCGACGTTCTGGTTCCACGTCACCCTTGAGCTGAATGAAAACCGCCACATCACGCCGGTTTCCATGAGTCATCTTGAAGGTAAACGTCTGGCGTATGTCGAAGCCAATCCGGCGGCAGCAAAAGCCACGATGGAAATCCTGCAAGCCACGCCGCTGGATGTCACGCACCGCACGACAATTGCAGCGCTTCCGGAAACCCATTACGACATTATGCTGTGCAGTATTCCGGTGAACCCCGATGTGACGCTGTCCGATTACGACGGCAAACTGCAAAGAGTGTTCAGCATGACACAGCATCTGTTGCTGGCACTGCCAAGCCAGTTCCAGGTGGATGCCGAAGAGCTGAAACGGCGCGGCGTCGAGGCTTGTCTGATTAAACCGATGTCGAGCATCCGTTTACTGCCGTTATTGCTCAAAGAACAGCAGGCGTCGGTGCGGGTGATTAACAATGATGAGAACAAAACGTCGCGTCTGCCGCTGACCGCAATGGCGGTGGATGATAATCCGGCCAACCTCAAACTGATTGGCGCGCTGCTGGAAGAATTAGTGGAAACCACCGTGCTGTGTCACAGCGGTGAAGAAGCGATTGAAGTCGCGCGTCATACGGACCTCGACATCATTCTGATGGATATTCAGATGCCGGATATCGACGGTATCCGCGCCAGTGAAATCATTCATCAGATGGCGCGCCATGCCAAAACGCCGGTCGTGGCGAACGCGAGCAATTGCTGAAACTGGGCATGGACGATTATCTGTCTAAACCGATTGATGAAAGTATGCTGAAAAACGTGCTGTCACGGCATCAGACTCATCAGGCGCAGCTGGACTCTCCGTTGCAGTCCGGAGAATCCCTCGCGCCGATCAGCACGCTCGACTGGCAACTGGCGCTGAGTCAGTCGGCCAATAAAGTGGCGCTGGCGCAGGATTTACTGCAAATGCTGGTCGAATTCCTGCCACAGGTGGCTGAACGCGTGGAGGCGGTAACGCGGGGCGAACCGGACGACGACATTTTGGCGCTTATTCACAAACTGCACGGCAGTTGCAGTTACAGCGGCGTACCGCGTCTGAAACAGCTGTGTTTCTACATTGAACAACAGTTGCGACAGGGCGTCAGCGTGGAAACACTCGAACCTGAATGGTTTGAACTGCTTGATGAAATAGACAACGTGAAGCGCGCCGCGCTGGCCTATTTACCCAAGTAGAAAATAATACGGTAAAAGAGTAACGCCCGGCATCGTCCGGGCGTTTTCGTCTCGTCAGAACCAGGTCGTCACCGCACCGGTCACATCCCACTGCTCATTGACCAGCAGCAGCTGCCGCCATTTGTCGAACGTCAGGCAAGGGTGGCTGATATCAAAGACCAGCATGTCACCGACTTTCAGGTCAGCGTTTTCCGGTATCGACATAAATGCGTGCTGATCCATCATCGCGAACACCTTCCAGTCTTCCGGCGCAGGCACCACCGTGGTGTATCCC
The Rahnella variigena genome window above contains:
- a CDS encoding MurR/RpiR family transcriptional regulator, with protein sequence MRQGLENYSPTLHKLGSYVLEQPQRVLYLTITELARESDTSEASVTRLCRQLGCKGFTEFKMGLALETRQNPSSPAAEGNDDVQTLIEDSITALRDTGKLLDRQVLADAASHIHNARSVQVYGVAASAIVADYLGYKLLRLGKTSQCFADMHRAAMNAVSLDDRDIVVVISSSGSTKDVLHAAALAKRQGTTVIGISNTLRSPLSSLADILLVAAKPEGPLTAGLLTSKVGGMLLVELLINQLLTHSPDYLQASEHSASATLSLLL
- the eno gene encoding phosphopyruvate hydratase, translated to MSKIVKVIGREIIDSRGNPTVEAEVHLEGGFVGLAAAPSGASTGSREALELRDGDKSRFLGKGVLKAVAAVNGPIAQAVTGKDAKDQANIDKIMIDLDGTENKSNFGANAILAVSLAAAKAAAASKGLPLYAHIAELNGTPGKYSMPLPMMNIINGGEHADNNVDIQEFMIQPVGAKTLKEAIRMGSEVFHTLAKVLKSKGMGTAVGDEGGYAPNLGSNAEALAVIAEAVKAAGYELGKDITLAMDCAASEFYKDGKYVLAGEGNKAFTSEEFTHFLEDLTKQYPIVSIEDGLDESDWTGFAYQTKVLGDKIQLVGDDLFVTNTKILKEGIDKGIVNSILIKFNQIGSLTETLAAIKMAKDAGYTAVISHRSGETEDATIADLAVGTAAGQIKTGSMSRSDRVAKYNQLIRIEEALAAAGTPAPFNGLKEVKGQ
- a CDS encoding PTS transporter subunit EIIC, whose product is MSIFNGSGGGAWFERAQKFGKSFMLPIAILPAAGLLLGIGGALSNPNTLAAYPFLNIPVLQAIFTVMASAGSIVFANLAVLFAVGVAVGLARSDKGTAGLSALLGYLVMNATINAILILKGQLATTNLSAAGQGMALGIQTLETGVFGGVVIGLVTWWLHQRYNKIELPQFLGFFGGSRFVPIISSVAAIVVGAVMFFIWPHFQKVIFGMGGLVDATGYLGTFIYGFVLRMLGPFGLHHIFYLPFWTTALGGTEVVNGHLVEGTQRIFFAQLADPNTQQFYIGTSRFMSGRFITMMFGLVGACLAMYHTARPENKKRVAGLLLSAALTSFLTGITEPIEFSFLFVAPMLYVLHAVFDGLAFMIAHILQITIGQTFSGGFIDFILFGVLQGESKTHWMYVPLVGVPWFALYYFSFRYLIRRFNFKTPGRDEADVQQDSVVTDRAGLIIDALGGAANIAELDCCATRLRISVHQAAGIDENKLKSSGARAVLIRGNGIQVIYGPHVTIIKNEIEEMLGV
- a CDS encoding N-acetylmannosamine-6-phosphate 2-epimerase; the encoded protein is MLTTVRGQLIVSCQALDDEPLHSDFIMSRMALAAQQGGAAGIRANSVADVKAIRATVPLPVIGIIKRDYPASDVYITATLKEVRELMAVAPEMIAMDATFHQRPGELQLAALVQHIRKEFPSLLLMADISTLEEAQNAQALGFDCIGTTLHGYTQETQGSKLWHDDFAFLRQVLAQCTTPVIAEGSVDTPEMAARCLALGAHAVVVGGAITRPQQITQRFTDAIRSLRS